From the genome of Cytobacillus firmus, one region includes:
- a CDS encoding conserved phage C-terminal domain-containing protein — protein MSSLLVDERPMLILPSLAEKVGLNEAVLIQQIHYWLVKSGHVKEGRKWIYNTYKDWKKQMPFWSHATIGRTIRSLEEMGFLISANFNASKMDKTKWYTIDYEKIAELEASLGVEHRVSQVEEMNITDCNPVDDNVQQPVPESTTETTTEKKYIPYAEVIEYLNSQTHTAYRTGSKKTKKLIRARWLEGFSLDDFKKVIDLKAEEWLHDPYWRKFLRPETLFGSRFESYLNQKPLGKLLREEDFNLDD, from the coding sequence ATGAGTTCACTTTTAGTAGATGAAAGGCCTATGTTAATTCTTCCGTCATTGGCGGAAAAGGTGGGATTGAATGAGGCGGTGCTCATTCAGCAGATTCATTATTGGCTTGTGAAGAGCGGGCATGTAAAAGAAGGGCGCAAATGGATTTACAATACATATAAAGATTGGAAGAAGCAGATGCCATTTTGGTCCCATGCGACGATTGGACGTACCATTCGTTCCCTTGAGGAAATGGGGTTTTTGATATCTGCGAATTTTAATGCCAGTAAGATGGATAAGACCAAGTGGTACACGATTGATTATGAAAAAATAGCTGAATTGGAAGCATCACTTGGAGTAGAACATCGAGTATCTCAAGTTGAAGAAATGAATATAACAGATTGCAACCCCGTGGATGACAATGTGCAACAGCCAGTACCAGAGAGTACTACAGAGACAACAACAGAGAAAAAATATATCCCTTATGCTGAGGTTATCGAATACCTGAACAGCCAAACCCATACTGCATATCGGACAGGCTCGAAGAAAACGAAGAAGCTGATCCGGGCCCGGTGGCTGGAGGGATTCAGTCTCGATGATTTTAAAAAAGTGATCGACCTGAAGGCGGAGGAATGGCTGCATGATCCTTACTGGAGAAAGTTTCTGAGGCCGGAAACGCTGTTTGGCTCCCGCTTTGAATCGTACTTGAATCAAAAGCCGCTTGGTAAGCTGCTGCGGGAGGAGGACTTTAACCTTGATGACTAA
- a CDS encoding DUF2812 domain-containing protein produces the protein MKKFKMFFDIEKEELWLNEQLQKGYRCTNISGLGIYTFEKTDNKYVMRLDYQDYFSKKKFEGYKGLYEDFGWVYINGPWLGGIRYWQKEDDGQSQIFSDRQSESHYYRRLMGYSSGLGILLLSFSYMIYKDSGLYLAEGLWSMEGALFWKSFIFETPFVLLRLLPVFMAVFFCISFYKAYRKYTMLNEK, from the coding sequence ATGAAGAAATTTAAGATGTTTTTTGATATTGAAAAAGAGGAGCTCTGGCTGAACGAGCAATTGCAAAAAGGCTATCGCTGTACAAATATTAGCGGATTGGGCATATACACTTTCGAAAAAACAGACAACAAATATGTGATGCGGCTCGATTATCAAGATTATTTTTCAAAGAAAAAGTTTGAAGGTTACAAAGGGTTATATGAAGATTTCGGCTGGGTTTATATAAATGGGCCGTGGCTTGGCGGAATTCGATATTGGCAAAAAGAGGATGATGGCCAAAGTCAAATCTTCTCGGATCGCCAATCAGAGAGTCATTATTATAGAAGGCTGATGGGGTATTCATCTGGTTTGGGGATACTGTTATTGTCTTTTTCGTATATGATTTACAAGGATTCAGGCCTATATTTAGCCGAAGGTCTTTGGAGTATGGAAGGTGCATTATTTTGGAAATCCTTTATATTTGAGACTCCATTTGTCCTTTTGAGGCTGCTTCCAGTCTTTATGGCTGTGTTCTTCTGCATCAGTTTCTATAAAGCTTATCGTAAGTATACAATGTTAAATGAGAAATAG
- a CDS encoding response regulator transcription factor has protein sequence MERILIIEDEPSIAELERDYLELNHYVADIAATGQEGLERLKTNAYRLVLLDLMLPDMDGYEVCRKIREVSEIPIIMVTAKNEDIDMIRGLGRGADDYIAKPFNPNQLIARVKAHIVRYDRLTSSGPGKDEDIRIGDLMIQPGTRKVFEGNQEKILTAKEFDLLLFMASSPNQVFSKEHLLEQVWGFDFYGDVTTVTVHIRRLREKIEKDPSEPDYIETVWGVGYRFKR, from the coding sequence TTGGAAAGAATCTTGATCATTGAAGATGAGCCCAGCATTGCTGAGCTCGAACGGGATTACCTGGAACTGAACCATTATGTGGCAGATATTGCAGCAACGGGTCAGGAAGGGCTGGAACGCTTAAAAACCAACGCCTATCGGCTGGTGCTGCTGGACTTGATGCTTCCGGATATGGACGGTTATGAAGTCTGCAGGAAAATCAGGGAGGTTTCAGAGATACCCATTATTATGGTGACGGCAAAAAATGAGGACATTGATATGATCAGGGGATTGGGCCGGGGAGCAGATGATTATATTGCCAAGCCTTTTAATCCCAATCAATTGATCGCCAGGGTGAAGGCGCATATAGTCCGGTATGACAGGCTGACTTCCAGCGGTCCCGGCAAGGACGAAGACATCAGGATTGGGGATTTGATGATTCAGCCGGGTACACGGAAAGTATTTGAGGGCAATCAAGAAAAAATCCTTACGGCCAAAGAGTTCGACCTGCTGCTGTTCATGGCTTCCTCCCCGAACCAGGTCTTCAGCAAAGAGCATCTGCTCGAGCAGGTGTGGGGATTTGATTTCTATGGGGATGTCACAACCGTGACAGTTCATATCAGAAGGCTGAGGGAGAAAATTGAAAAAGACCCATCCGAACCGGATTATATCGAAACGGTTTGGGGCGTGGGCTATCGGTTTAAACGGTAA
- a CDS encoding sensor histidine kinase, translating into MSIKKRLILSNIGMVLLPVALFLLLEMVIGYILFYPVKGSVDQEDLEFFRSIRIYLLVGVLVLTNGILTFLVSKSIIAPLLRLKQSANDISRGNLDTEIVVSGKKDELNELAMAFESMRSRLKEAAAMQKQYEENQKELIASISHDLKTPLTSIKGYIRGLADGVANTPEKMERYLGTIEKKADDMEALISELLLYSKLDLPNVPYDLRELDLASYFDDYLEELRFNLAGQPVSLRLECEPNQSYRVQADREKLNRVVGNIVQNSLKYMKEEKKELVVRLSSKAEDVTVEIQDNGAGVSREELPHLFDRFYRTDVSRNSATGGSGLGLAIVKKIIEGHGGTVWANGGTGQGLSIFFTLKKGGR; encoded by the coding sequence ATGTCCATAAAAAAACGATTGATTTTATCGAATATAGGGATGGTGCTGCTTCCTGTTGCTTTATTTTTGCTGCTGGAAATGGTCATTGGGTATATATTGTTCTATCCTGTGAAAGGTTCAGTGGATCAGGAGGATCTTGAATTTTTCCGGTCGATTCGGATTTATCTGCTGGTCGGGGTGCTCGTTTTGACCAATGGAATCCTGACTTTCCTTGTTTCGAAAAGCATCATTGCTCCGCTTCTCCGGCTGAAGCAGTCGGCAAATGATATCAGCAGAGGAAATCTGGATACAGAAATAGTGGTTTCCGGGAAAAAGGATGAGCTGAACGAACTGGCCATGGCGTTTGAAAGCATGAGAAGCCGATTGAAGGAAGCCGCAGCGATGCAAAAGCAGTATGAAGAAAATCAGAAGGAATTGATTGCAAGCATTTCCCATGATTTAAAAACTCCTTTAACGAGCATAAAGGGCTATATCCGCGGCCTGGCAGATGGTGTGGCGAATACGCCGGAAAAGATGGAACGATATTTGGGCACAATTGAAAAAAAAGCGGATGATATGGAAGCTTTGATTTCGGAGCTTCTATTGTATTCCAAGCTTGATTTGCCGAATGTTCCTTATGATTTGAGGGAGCTGGATTTAGCGTCCTACTTTGATGATTATCTCGAGGAGCTTCGGTTTAATCTGGCGGGACAGCCTGTCAGTCTCCGTCTTGAGTGCGAGCCGAATCAATCGTATCGGGTACAGGCTGACAGGGAGAAATTGAATCGCGTTGTTGGCAATATTGTGCAGAACAGCTTGAAATACATGAAGGAAGAAAAGAAAGAATTAGTCGTCAGGCTGTCGTCAAAAGCGGAGGACGTCACGGTTGAAATTCAGGATAATGGTGCTGGCGTTTCACGCGAAGAGCTTCCTCATTTATTTGACCGCTTTTACCGTACGGATGTCTCCCGGAATTCTGCCACAGGCGGCAGCGGGCTGGGTCTGGCCATTGTGAAAAAAATCATTGAAGGCCACGGGGGGACCGTTTGGGCAAATGGCGGAACCGGACAGGGGCTTAGTATCTTTTTCACGTTAAAAAAGGGGGGAAGATGA
- the dnaB gene encoding replicative DNA helicase — translation MQGYGLYSQEAEEATVGALFLEDGLIKDCTLRPEHFYLARLKRLMTIILQLDAKGKPVDVISVVEEAGPHNLESIGGIGYITQIAGSVPTVANFTFYQDTVLEYYQKRKAVEIAGRIQENAQTGDISCTLREGIQELMQIEDHVGDDDLGEVLPSLVELYGESEKDLGEMTGIPSGFRNLDKLTGGFQESDLIIVGARPSVGKTAFALNMALNAAGQDAALIFSLEMSKKQLLKRMISCKGEISSIKMRNPKRYFGEGDWSQFSDVMGAFGEVKLHIFDQAGMDIGYIWSKVRKARRKYGEGKRMLVVIDYLQLIAGDPRHQNRQAEISEISRKLKTMARDLNVAVIALSQLSRGVESRQDKRPMLSDLRESGQIEQDADVIAFLYRDDYYYRESDRKDTIEIILAKQRNGPIGTVRLAFMKEIGKFGDLPPGELG, via the coding sequence ATGCAAGGTTACGGGCTCTACAGCCAGGAGGCAGAAGAGGCGACAGTGGGAGCGCTGTTTTTGGAGGATGGGCTTATCAAAGACTGTACGCTGCGGCCGGAACACTTTTATTTAGCGAGACTTAAGCGGCTGATGACGATTATCCTGCAGCTTGATGCGAAGGGGAAGCCTGTTGATGTGATTTCAGTTGTGGAGGAAGCGGGCCCTCACAATCTTGAGAGCATTGGGGGAATCGGCTATATCACCCAGATTGCCGGTAGTGTTCCGACAGTGGCGAACTTTACATTTTATCAGGATACGGTTCTTGAATATTACCAGAAGCGCAAGGCTGTCGAAATTGCGGGGCGAATTCAGGAAAATGCGCAGACTGGAGATATCTCCTGTACCTTGAGGGAGGGTATTCAGGAGCTCATGCAGATAGAAGATCACGTTGGTGATGATGACTTGGGGGAGGTTCTGCCTTCTTTGGTGGAGCTTTACGGGGAATCGGAAAAGGATCTGGGGGAAATGACCGGGATTCCGTCTGGTTTTAGGAATCTGGATAAGCTGACCGGCGGATTTCAGGAATCTGATTTGATAATTGTCGGAGCGAGGCCCAGTGTCGGGAAAACAGCCTTTGCTCTAAATATGGCTCTGAACGCGGCTGGTCAGGATGCGGCTCTTATTTTTTCACTGGAGATGTCCAAAAAGCAGCTCCTGAAAAGGATGATCAGCTGCAAAGGGGAAATCAGTTCGATTAAAATGAGAAACCCCAAGCGCTATTTCGGTGAGGGGGACTGGTCTCAATTTTCCGATGTGATGGGGGCGTTTGGTGAGGTGAAGCTGCATATTTTCGACCAGGCGGGAATGGATATCGGGTACATCTGGTCCAAGGTCAGAAAAGCACGCCGGAAGTACGGGGAGGGTAAACGGATGCTGGTGGTGATTGATTATCTGCAGCTGATTGCGGGGGATCCCAGGCATCAGAACCGTCAGGCGGAGATCAGCGAGATCAGCCGGAAGCTGAAGACGATGGCAAGGGATTTGAATGTAGCGGTCATTGCCCTGTCACAGCTGAGCAGGGGCGTGGAGAGCAGGCAGGACAAGCGGCCGATGCTATCAGATTTGCGGGAGAGCGGGCAGATTGAGCAGGATGCAGATGTGATAGCGTTTTTATACCGTGATGATTATTACTATAGGGAATCCGACCGCAAGGATACGATTGAGATCATCCTCGCCAAACAGCGGAATGGGCCGATTGGGACAGTACGGCTGGCGTTTATGAAGGAGATTGGGAAGTTTGGAGATCTGCCGCCGGGGGAGTTAGGGTGA
- a CDS encoding DUF5957 family protein: MPKRTLAENSYIGLGLVYLGCLLIQFLLAGMSIFGDPSKWAAHKMLVHLFGYAIPVLMMLSALAGGFFKRIYQEMIAVFLLLFAMYFTANMGWKISWLGAFHPVAGLLFLGAGAAAVRKVWKPKEPVRSKEKNRGLLVWVLAGAAGGLTAGVILSNLIGNISFYLFDQPVGIKFLPFYLAALFAVMVPAWQYKKK; the protein is encoded by the coding sequence ATGCCAAAAAGAACATTGGCTGAAAATAGTTATATAGGATTGGGCTTGGTATATCTGGGCTGCCTGCTGATTCAGTTTTTGCTGGCGGGGATGTCGATCTTTGGTGATCCGTCCAAATGGGCCGCCCATAAAATGTTGGTGCATTTGTTTGGCTATGCCATTCCGGTGCTGATGATGCTGAGTGCGCTGGCAGGAGGATTTTTTAAAAGGATTTATCAAGAAATGATAGCGGTTTTTCTGCTGCTGTTTGCCATGTATTTCACTGCCAATATGGGCTGGAAAATCAGCTGGCTTGGAGCGTTCCACCCGGTTGCGGGATTACTGTTTCTTGGGGCAGGCGCGGCTGCGGTCCGAAAGGTATGGAAGCCGAAGGAGCCTGTTCGCTCCAAAGAAAAAAACAGAGGGCTGCTGGTTTGGGTATTGGCTGGCGCAGCCGGCGGATTAACAGCAGGTGTTATTTTATCTAATCTGATTGGAAACATTAGTTTCTATTTATTCGATCAGCCAGTGGGGATTAAATTTCTGCCGTTTTATCTGGCTGCCTTATTCGCGGTGATGGTACCTGCCTGGCAGTATAAGAAGAAATAA
- a CDS encoding GerAB/ArcD/ProY family transporter — MADKSLHVMLMYIISHLGLIFFMYPGNVISSTEQGHWLPVLVGVIIHFIFISIYMKGLSYFPKKDIIRIYAGIGKGTAVLFIAPVFLYFSMILLITLRAYAEIITIVFLSNTPLWAIMLLLISISTYIAAKGVETIFRTGLLLSLLFLPIIIFIFFTSFQNVDWRYLVPLDADLGFIIKRTYLESFFAFSGGFLFLGFVQPYFSYDRKYVLWAAAFLIPFFLFSVYIPVLTFGQATSATTFLPYVVAVDAININWLMFDRVTMFFLLSLISFIMLYLALVSWKTIRILSHYFPSIKPVKLLLALSAAVYFSCFLIPDWKDVEKLFWWNTFLRFYILIAIPFSIFFFGRRMKRKGKNETI; from the coding sequence ATGGCGGATAAAAGTTTGCATGTCATGCTGATGTACATCATCAGCCATTTGGGCCTGATTTTCTTTATGTATCCGGGCAATGTGATTTCAAGTACAGAACAGGGCCACTGGCTTCCTGTTCTGGTCGGCGTGATCATTCATTTCATTTTCATCTCTATTTATATGAAGGGACTTAGCTATTTTCCGAAAAAAGACATCATTCGCATCTATGCGGGGATCGGAAAAGGCACAGCGGTCCTTTTTATCGCCCCGGTTTTCTTATATTTCAGTATGATTTTATTAATTACGCTACGGGCCTATGCCGAAATCATTACTATTGTCTTTTTATCAAACACTCCTTTATGGGCCATCATGCTCTTATTGATATCTATTTCGACCTATATAGCAGCCAAAGGAGTCGAAACGATTTTTCGCACAGGACTCCTCCTATCCCTTTTATTTCTTCCTATCATCATCTTTATTTTCTTCACTTCTTTTCAAAACGTGGATTGGAGGTACTTAGTTCCTTTAGATGCAGATCTCGGTTTCATTATAAAGAGAACATACTTGGAAAGCTTTTTTGCTTTTTCCGGAGGCTTTCTGTTTCTCGGTTTTGTCCAGCCTTATTTCTCCTATGACAGAAAATATGTATTATGGGCTGCCGCCTTTCTTATTCCCTTTTTCCTTTTTTCAGTCTATATTCCGGTCCTGACTTTTGGGCAGGCCACCTCAGCTACAACCTTCCTGCCCTATGTTGTGGCAGTGGATGCCATTAATATTAATTGGCTGATGTTCGACAGGGTCACGATGTTTTTTCTGTTAAGCCTCATCTCCTTTATCATGCTTTACCTTGCCCTTGTATCCTGGAAAACAATCAGAATCTTAAGTCATTACTTTCCTTCCATTAAACCGGTAAAATTGTTGCTCGCCCTATCTGCCGCAGTCTATTTTTCATGTTTTTTAATCCCGGACTGGAAAGATGTCGAGAAATTATTTTGGTGGAATACGTTCCTGAGGTTCTACATTTTGATAGCCATTCCATTTTCAATCTTTTTCTTTGGACGCCGCATGAAGAGGAAGGGTAAAAATGAAACCATTTAA
- a CDS encoding Ger(x)C family spore germination protein has product MKPFNLKSKAPITVCLLLAMMTLTGCWDIRDINHRTLPVVLGISTVEDDQYKVFLKIPEPVEGSMEVKIVSGTGKTISHAVDVISRNMETSVDLLHVKVIMIERKTAEKGMKDIIAGFMRSREVSPKALVTICDQNMDEFFSILSESKNLKGTNMFDYFEKNAGWNPEIALTRIWEVYRSIHSYTRDVAIPLIVTGETTTYEQAGSAVIKNGKMVEQISNDETLLFNAFNNESTHGQIEVLNHASVMIIGNSMDHHTDLTDKQPVLKSRINLKVVVLETRGKTSSVMIKKELSHLLSSRFSSMLATLQESEADILGLGQLYRTKIDRKELKNWRSIYYPNLKSDIQFNIDIQNEGYLRTT; this is encoded by the coding sequence ATGAAACCATTTAATTTAAAATCTAAAGCCCCTATTACTGTCTGTCTCCTTCTGGCAATGATGACATTAACCGGCTGCTGGGATATTAGGGATATCAATCATCGGACACTTCCTGTTGTCCTTGGCATTTCTACTGTTGAAGACGATCAATACAAGGTTTTCCTAAAAATCCCTGAGCCTGTGGAAGGGTCTATGGAAGTAAAGATTGTATCCGGTACGGGGAAGACCATTTCCCACGCGGTTGATGTCATCAGCCGAAACATGGAAACCAGCGTAGATCTGCTTCATGTAAAAGTCATCATGATTGAGCGGAAAACAGCGGAGAAAGGCATGAAAGACATCATCGCCGGTTTCATGAGATCACGGGAGGTATCACCAAAAGCACTAGTCACGATTTGTGACCAGAACATGGATGAATTTTTTTCGATACTCTCAGAATCAAAGAATCTTAAAGGAACCAACATGTTCGATTATTTCGAAAAAAATGCAGGCTGGAATCCGGAGATTGCCCTTACAAGGATATGGGAAGTCTACCGCAGCATCCATTCCTATACACGAGATGTAGCTATCCCCCTGATTGTGACGGGAGAAACGACAACTTACGAACAAGCAGGCTCTGCCGTTATTAAAAACGGAAAGATGGTGGAGCAGATCAGTAATGACGAAACCCTGCTATTTAACGCGTTTAATAATGAAAGCACCCATGGACAAATTGAAGTCCTGAATCACGCAAGTGTCATGATCATCGGCAACTCCATGGACCACCATACTGACTTGACTGATAAACAGCCAGTTTTGAAGAGCCGAATAAACCTAAAGGTTGTCGTACTTGAAACAAGAGGCAAAACATCCAGTGTCATGATCAAGAAAGAATTGAGCCATCTCCTGTCAAGCCGATTCAGCAGCATGTTAGCCACACTCCAGGAAAGCGAAGCAGATATTTTGGGCTTAGGCCAATTGTATCGCACTAAAATCGACCGAAAAGAGCTGAAAAACTGGCGGTCCATTTACTATCCAAACTTGAAATCTGATATCCAATTCAACATAGACATCCAAAATGAAGGGTACTTAAGAACAACCTGA
- a CDS encoding DUF1772 domain-containing protein, producing the protein MKQKLTYFFMVSYLWITFIMLGAFILEVFMVYPNIFHNVPESFEVSMDFMEAASPHTFFPPLGLASWITGAGALILVWKIKSARSWVLGSILVMILLGLVSMIFEWPRNEIMFIDGQSVHSVEFLKQTAREFLMINWIRVACNTIGAVMVFVGFLKFYKNQLHERE; encoded by the coding sequence ATGAAGCAAAAACTGACATATTTCTTTATGGTTTCATATTTATGGATCACCTTTATTATGCTGGGGGCTTTTATACTGGAGGTATTCATGGTGTATCCGAATATTTTTCATAACGTGCCGGAATCGTTTGAGGTTTCGATGGACTTTATGGAGGCTGCGAGTCCTCATACGTTTTTCCCGCCGCTTGGGTTAGCGAGCTGGATCACTGGGGCTGGGGCGCTGATTCTGGTGTGGAAAATAAAATCTGCCCGAAGCTGGGTTCTGGGAAGTATCCTTGTTATGATTCTCCTGGGGCTCGTCTCCATGATATTTGAATGGCCGCGGAATGAAATAATGTTTATTGATGGGCAGAGTGTTCATTCAGTGGAATTTCTAAAACAGACAGCAAGAGAGTTTCTGATGATCAATTGGATCAGAGTAGCGTGCAATACGATTGGCGCTGTCATGGTGTTTGTGGGATTTTTAAAGTTTTATAAGAACCAATTGCATGAAAGAGAGTAG
- a CDS encoding M6 family metalloprotease domain-containing protein codes for MRQLKKSFIFFVTLLLMTISSAAYAEKPGLEDFPEPADGQSWELPEDMTWEDYRPVPGIDWRTADIEPERVLRGALVIVDFPDREFILSQPEGSEVAGNPIGTGNIPRDEIGQFWVDFLNKPQPLNNHRTINEYWRENSYGKWAVELDSFGTYRMDHNEFQYGLNEFGQQSNMPEEYQAKNLRSEAIEKAQADIAASGKNYDFTFILHAGYDESGVWQEFGEMMFQTAEDVAKEFGPPFEGFPNSANTRYVPWTSWLAAKSIWSSASRGVSIQGENDGMGTFAHEFGHIMNLGDNYNNPYGKPVSRSYSGPWELMSRGSFNGPAGPHTRWMVLPTLGGSAPAHHMLRNKIKQGFLSEDQYLNISREELAESGPVFTDILARAVPAGEEFGRNALHGINISMEDLTPKNSLEDDWRADMQRGEKWYNNYTVEVVDRVGFDSFTPDSGVLLAKTKNTEAAPNIWVIDSHAEDINKVDFKRPDGTEAMYSKGDYRQLSDSLFKAGTADGVVSEYKDEHNRLHFYILNKKLDNEGALSYRVAVRHMDESGPATRGISAENSRVQFAAPGKVAAYSFKVTNTGNAADLIRLNAKNEAGWEIMLEHNVIEVQAGETVEVPVYVKIPKTKPVPTNLTFTSTSETDPAKTDTVTRRVGPGAGK; via the coding sequence ATGAGGCAATTGAAAAAATCTTTTATCTTCTTTGTTACATTGCTTTTAATGACCATTTCTTCTGCGGCTTATGCAGAAAAGCCGGGTCTTGAAGATTTCCCGGAACCCGCAGATGGGCAGTCCTGGGAGCTTCCTGAGGATATGACCTGGGAAGATTACCGGCCGGTGCCGGGAATTGACTGGCGTACGGCTGATATTGAGCCTGAAAGAGTATTACGGGGAGCTCTTGTCATTGTCGATTTTCCTGACCGGGAGTTTATTTTAAGCCAGCCGGAAGGATCTGAAGTCGCAGGCAACCCTATTGGCACCGGCAATATCCCGCGCGATGAAATCGGCCAGTTCTGGGTGGATTTCCTGAACAAGCCGCAGCCGCTGAATAATCATCGGACCATCAATGAATATTGGAGAGAAAATTCGTATGGCAAATGGGCTGTTGAACTGGATTCATTCGGAACCTATCGGATGGACCACAATGAATTCCAGTACGGACTGAACGAATTTGGGCAGCAATCCAACATGCCTGAAGAGTATCAGGCAAAAAATTTAAGATCTGAAGCAATAGAAAAGGCACAAGCTGATATCGCAGCTTCAGGCAAAAATTACGATTTCACCTTCATCCTGCATGCCGGATATGATGAATCAGGTGTCTGGCAGGAGTTTGGAGAAATGATGTTCCAAACAGCAGAAGATGTGGCGAAGGAATTTGGCCCGCCTTTTGAAGGATTCCCGAATTCCGCCAATACCCGCTATGTCCCTTGGACTTCATGGCTTGCTGCAAAAAGCATCTGGTCCAGTGCAAGCCGGGGTGTTTCCATCCAGGGTGAAAACGATGGAATGGGAACCTTCGCTCATGAATTTGGCCATATTATGAATTTGGGGGATAACTACAATAATCCATATGGAAAGCCTGTTTCCCGCTCTTATTCCGGACCATGGGAATTAATGAGCCGCGGAAGCTTCAATGGTCCTGCAGGGCCGCATACAAGATGGATGGTCCTTCCTACCCTGGGCGGATCAGCGCCGGCGCATCACATGCTCCGAAACAAAATCAAGCAAGGCTTCTTATCGGAAGACCAGTACTTGAACATCAGCCGGGAGGAATTGGCTGAATCCGGACCTGTCTTTACTGATATCCTGGCACGTGCGGTACCGGCCGGTGAAGAGTTTGGCCGTAATGCCCTTCACGGCATCAACATCAGCATGGAAGATCTGACGCCAAAAAATTCACTTGAGGACGACTGGCGTGCGGACATGCAGCGCGGGGAAAAATGGTATAACAACTATACGGTGGAAGTAGTGGACCGTGTAGGATTCGACTCCTTCACCCCAGATTCCGGCGTTCTTCTTGCCAAAACCAAAAATACGGAAGCAGCACCAAATATCTGGGTCATCGACTCTCATGCAGAAGACATTAACAAGGTTGACTTTAAACGCCCTGACGGAACAGAAGCTATGTATTCAAAAGGGGATTACAGACAGCTTTCCGATTCTCTCTTCAAGGCAGGCACAGCAGATGGGGTTGTCAGCGAATATAAGGACGAGCATAACCGTCTTCACTTTTATATTTTAAATAAAAAGCTTGATAACGAAGGAGCCCTCTCCTATCGTGTCGCCGTCCGCCATATGGATGAGTCAGGCCCGGCCACAAGAGGCATCTCAGCTGAAAACAGCAGAGTCCAATTTGCCGCTCCAGGCAAGGTGGCAGCCTATTCCTTCAAGGTAACCAATACGGGCAATGCTGCGGATCTTATCCGCCTCAATGCTAAGAACGAAGCCGGCTGGGAAATCATGCTGGAGCATAATGTGATTGAGGTGCAAGCCGGGGAAACAGTGGAAGTTCCAGTTTACGTGAAAATTCCAAAAACCAAGCCTGTACCGACAAACCTTACATTTACAAGCACCTCAGAAACCGATCCTGCCAAAACGGATACAGTTACACGCCGTGTTGGCCCTGGTGCGGGGAAATAA
- a CDS encoding GNAT family N-acetyltransferase, which produces MKLTIFYSMPGDDILKGIMQLHRNIFGDSEDLVSKMKSKSHLLVQTAMAEERVIGYKMGYPLDDDTFYSWLGGVDPEYRENGIASMLMEKQHEYLTEMGFKMVRTKTMNKWRGMLILNIKHGFDVIETYTDEKGLHKIVLEKRLQT; this is translated from the coding sequence ATGAAATTAACTATCTTTTATTCAATGCCAGGGGATGACATCTTAAAAGGAATCATGCAACTTCATAGGAACATATTCGGCGACTCTGAAGACTTAGTCAGTAAGATGAAAAGCAAATCTCATTTGCTGGTGCAGACAGCTATGGCTGAAGAAAGAGTGATTGGGTATAAAATGGGATATCCCCTTGATGATGATACCTTTTATAGCTGGTTAGGCGGAGTAGACCCTGAATACAGGGAGAACGGGATTGCTTCCATGCTAATGGAAAAGCAGCATGAATATTTAACAGAAATGGGATTTAAGATGGTGCGGACGAAGACGATGAACAAATGGAGAGGCATGCTGATTTTGAATATTAAGCATGGATTTGATGTTATTGAAACTTACACGGATGAAAAAGGACTGCATAAGATCGTGCTGGAGAAACGATTGCAAACTTAA